The Haematobia irritans isolate KBUSLIRL chromosome 1, ASM5000362v1, whole genome shotgun sequence DNA segment GTTTGAATCCTGCTGATATTGTCTCGAGGGGATCTACTGTTCAAGAACTACAATCATCAATTTGGTTTTCTGGTCCAGATTTTCTTACTCAGGAGTTTGAGAAATGGCCTCCAAACAGGTGTGATGAAATTgaccatgaaatcgtgaacaaaGAGAAACGGAAAACTACTCTGAATCTTCAGTTACAACCCAACAGAGTttcacaatttgttgaaaattgcagctcatatataaaaattattcgagTTGTTGCCTGGATATTTCGCTTTTTCTACAAATTGTCGTcttcaaaatcgacttttgcCACTGCTGAAACCTTACAACCACAAGAACTAGATCGCGCTGTTCTGTCTATTGTGTGGAATATTCAACAAACACATTTTAAAGATGATATAAAGCGTGCATTAAAGAAACAAGACCCTGAAGGTTCCCTAAAATGTCTCAACCCGTTTATTGACTCTTCAAGTGGCATAGATATTCTGAAGGTTGGAGGTCGATTGGAATTGGCTGTTATTCCTGAGGCACAAAAGCATCCAATTATTTTGCCAAAGGACAACAACTTTGTTGTTTGTTACGTTCGCCATAttcatatcaaaaattatcACGCTGGCCCAAAGGCTTTGGTTTCGCTGACCCGAATGCGCTACTGGATAATCAACTTACGAAGTCTTTGCCGCAAGATCGTTAACTCATGTCCCCATTGCATTCGCTATCGGCCAAAACTTCTTCAACAAATGATGTCAAATTTGCCTGTGGATCGTCTTAACCCATGCAGAGTTTTTGCGAGATGTGCCGTGGATTTCTGTGGTCCTGTCAACACTTACTTACGCATTCGAGGTAAAATACCTTATAAGACTTACATTGCTGTTTTTGTTTGTCTCGCAACAAAAGCAGTCCACATCGAAGCTGTCTCCGATTTGTCAACAGACGCTTTCATCGCAGCGCTCAAAAGAATGATTGGTCGAAGAGGTTTACCGACGGACATCTATTGCGACAATGGCACTAATTTTGTCGGTGCGAACTCAAAACTGAAGGACctgaaaatttttctctttgATCAAAATCATCAAAATGAAATAGTTAACTATTGTGCCAATGAATtcgtaaattttcatttcattccgCCACGTGCGCCCCATTTTGGCGGAGTATGGGAGGCTGCCGTCAAATCAGCCAAAGGTCACTTGAATCGAACCCTTTCGAACGCTCGACTAACGTTTGAAGAACTTGTCACAGCACTAGTCGAAATTGAATCCATTTTAAACTCAAGGCCGATTTCCCCGATGTCATCTGACCCCAGCGATTTTGAAGCCCTCACTACAGGTCACTTCATCACTGGCAGTGCCTTACGCTCTCTACCTGAACGTGAAGTCACATCAATCAATATTAGCAACCTGGAACACTGGGCTCAGATTACAGCAATAAAACAACGATTTTGGAAGAAGTGGTCTCATGAATACATTAATGAACTGCAAGTTAGAAATAAATGGACTGCCTCTGTCTCAAACATCGCTATTGGTTCTTTGGTTTTGGTTCACGAAGATAACATTCCTCCTCAAAAATGGCTCATGGGAAGAATCATCAACGCTGTTCCTGGCCGAGACGGACGCATTCGAGTCGCCGATGTCAACACCACAAAGGGAGTTATACGCCGACCTATTCACAAACTCGCTTTGCTATTAAATTGAGAGAACCCTTTCAATGGGGCCGGCATGTTAGGTCATCGTATAAACTTTAtgctttgtatttttatttatttcaatttttaattttttcatttcgtatttttaatttattttactatgtttgtttttgattttgttatttttcattgatat contains these protein-coding regions:
- the LOC142228976 gene encoding uncharacterized protein LOC142228976, whose product is MACFKLDKWHSNHKSFRNDKTVKDLNLDESSVTILSWISNKRQEGLRFSTLLSSLFDPALQISRYCLSPNPISIQLHGFCDSSIRAYGCCLYIRVKTMSGKVHSQLYTAAPTKRKSLPNLELCGAQLLSRLYMKTRNILNIPKSSVFLWTDSQIVLHWLKQHSSTLSVFVGNRISEIQHSTSGCNWRHVPSSLNPADIVSRGSTVQELQSSIWFSGPDFLTQEFEKWPPNRCDEIDHEIVNKEKRKTTLNLQLQPNRVSQFVENCSSYIKIIRVVAWIFRFFYKLSSSKSTFATAETLQPQELDRAVLSIVWNIQQTHFKDDIKRALKKQDPEGSLKCLNPFIDSSSGIDILKVGGRLELAVIPEAQKHPIILPKDNNFVVCYVRHIHIKNYHAGPKALVSLTRMRYWIINLRSLCRKIVNSCPHCIRYRPKLLQQMMSNLPVDRLNPCRVFARCAVDFCGPVNTYLRIRGKIPYKTYIAVFVCLATKAVHIEAVSDLSTDAFIAALKRMIGRRGLPTDIYCDNGTNFVGANSKLKDLKIFLFDQNHQNEIVNYCANEFVNFHFIPPRAPHFGGVWEAAVKSAKGHLNRTLSNARLTFEELVTALVEIESILNSRPISPMSSDPSDFEALTTGHFITGSALRSLPEREVTSINISNLEHWAQITAIKQRFWKKWSHEYINELQWSFIDICLADNRIQINRHNSSVNCLNTLPYDSDHLAVQIFASKISDNAPFRMYRAEENGKFNYRNTKWKLVKRKVNESIDELVIPDETNHTTDDIDICLKKIDDIILRSIEDVPQFIYSQETI